ACTCTTATAGTCGTTACCGCTGACCATGAGACAGGAGGTCTTGGCCTTTCTACAGGTGGTTACACAATGAACCTCGAAAAAATCAGGAATGATTACACCAAAACCGCCGATTGGGTTGTTTCCAACTTCAAAACCGAAGAGGAACTAAAAGAAGCTGTGAAAGCATACTTCAATGTAGACCTCACAGAAGAAGACTTCGAGTATTACCGAGCAGAAAAGGCGAAATCTTACTATGGCGCATCAAATTCCATTGGAAGAATACTCAGCAATAAGGCAGATATAGGCTGGACCACTTTTGATCATACAGGCGCGCCGGTTCCGATATTTGCTTTTGGGCCTGGTGCAGAATTCTTCGAAGGAATAATGGACAACACTCAAATTCCAAGGTTAATAGGATTCCTTGCAGGTTATGAACTCGTAAGCCCTGTAAGCACTGTGCCATCAATAGGCGAGCACTAAACAATATAAGCCCCGGTTTTACCGGGGCTTTTTTGTAATGATTAATTCCTCCTGTAATTAACCGCTACAATACCTGTTACCGCAAGCCCAAGAGCGATTAAAATGCTTGCCGTGAAAGATTCTCCGGGTATGAAAAGCGCTGAAAACACCGCCCCTGATAGCGGGATTATAAATCTATAAATGGTAACCTCCCCTGCTTTGTTGTATTTCAGCACGGTATACCATAATGAAAAAGCAGCCGCTGATAAGAAGGAAGAATACAGAAGCAAGAAGAAAGCCAGTGGTGTAAAGCGCAGGCCCTTTTCCATTCCGGGAAGTCCGATCCCAATCAAAAATATTGAACCCATTAGCATTTGCCATCCAGATACAGCAAAAGGATCAAATTTTTTGGAAAGTTCCTTGGCGAGAATCGTACCCACAGCTCCTACAAGGGTGGAAAGTATTAACAATCCTTCACCGGAAAAAGTGATATCCAAGCTCAGGCCTTTTCCAATATTCGCAAGAAAGATACCCGAAAACCCGGCTGAAAGCCCTATGATTTTTCTCATATTTATCTTATCGTTTTTGTATACAAAATGGGCGA
This sequence is a window from Kosmotoga arenicorallina S304. Protein-coding genes within it:
- a CDS encoding DMT family transporter, with the translated sequence MKINPKSPLSAAIMAILASVLWGSAFPVLKISFSELNISSGDISEKLVFAGMRFLIAGLMLFIFSSRMRKVGLRLKGLFGLFLLGLLQTSLQYTLFYNGLSNTSGVKSSIIIASGNFFVVLLAHFVYKNDKINMRKIIGLSAGFSGIFLANIGKGLSLDITFSGEGLLILSTLVGAVGTILAKELSKKFDPFAVSGWQMLMGSIFLIGIGLPGMEKGLRFTPLAFFLLLYSSFLSAAAFSLWYTVLKYNKAGEVTIYRFIIPLSGAVFSALFIPGESFTASILIALGLAVTGIVAVNYRRN